Part of the Pseudomonas sp. ADAK13 genome is shown below.
CCATGATCGACGCCAACCAGGGCGCCGAGGTTATTTGCCTTGTGCACGCGCAGCTCTCCAGTGAGTCACATCAGTCCCCGAGGGCCTCGCCTTCACGGCGTGGGTCCGCACCGCCGACCAACGATACCTTGCCCTGGGCATCACGCACCCGAACGATTGCCTGGGCGCCGCTGGTCATGTCGATTTCACTCAGGGCGTGGCCCTTGTCCTTCAGCGCCTGTTTCAACGGCGCACTGAACAAGCCGGCTTCCAGTTCGGTCGCCCCGTTGCGGCTGCCGAAGTTGGGCAGGCCGACGGCGGCTTGCGGGTCGAGGTTCCAGTCGAGCATGGCCACCAGGGCTTTGCTCACGTATTCGATGATCTGCGAACCGCCCGGGGAACCGACCGTGGCCACCAGCTCGCCGCTCTGGCGATCAAACACCAGCGTCGGTGCCATCGACGAACGCGGGCGTTTGCCGGGCTCAATCCGGTTGGCCACCGGCTGGCCGTTCTCTTCGGGGATGAACGAGAAGTCGGTCATCTGGTTGTTCAGCAAAAAGCCCTGGACCATCACATGGGAGCCGAATGCCGACTCCACGGTAGTGGTCATCGACACCGCGCCACCCACGTCATCCACCGCCACCACTTGCGAGGTGGAAATGCGCAGTGGCGAGCGATCCGGCGCGTAGGCCACCTGAATGCCCGCAGGCTTGCCCGGCTTGGCGACGCCCATGCTGCGCTCACCAATCAGCGCGGCACGGCCGGCCAGGTAATCCGGCGCCACCAGCCCGGCAACCGGCACCGGCACGTAGTCCGAGTCGGCCACGTATTGGGCGCGGTCGGCATAGGCCAGGCGGTCGGCTTCAGCGATCAGGTGCACCGCGTCGGGTACCGGCTCCAGGCCTGCGGGAGAGTCGTTCTTCACCGGCTTCAATAGCGCCAGCGTCATACGCGGGTCGCGGGCTTCCAGGGCCTGCAACGTACCGAGGATCTGCGCGATGGCGATCCCGCCCGACGACGGTGGCGGCATGCCGCAGACTTTCCAGCGCTTGTAGTCGGTGCACAGCGGCGCCCGCTCAACCGCGCTGTAGCCCTTGAGGTCAGTCAGGGTCAGGCTGCCGGCGTTGCTGTTGCCCTGCACCTTGCGGGAGATTTCTTCGGCAATCGGGCCGTAGTACAGCGCGTCCGGCCCTTCCTTGGCGATGCGCTTGAAGACGTTGGCCAGCGCCGGGTTTTTCAGCAGCGTGCCGGTGGCCTTGGGGCTGCCGTCGGCGTTCAGGAAGTAGGCGGTCATTTCCGGCGAGCGGCTCATGTAACGGTCGGCGGCGATCAGGCTGTGCAGGCGCGCCGAGATCGGGAAGCCCTGTTCGGCCAGGCGAATGGCCGGCTCGAACAGCGTTGCCCACTGCAGGTGACCGGTCTTTTTGTGGGCCATTTCCAGGGCGCGCAACACGCCCGGGGTGGCCACCGAGCGCCCGCCAATCTGTGCCTGCGGGAACGCCATCGGCGTGCCGTCGGCGTTGAGGAACAACCGCTCGGTAGCGCCCGCCGGTGCGGTTTCGCGACCGTCATAGGCCTGCACCTTTTTGCCGTCCCACAGCATGATAAACGCGCCGCCGCCGATTCCGGACGACTGCGGCTCCACCAGGGTCAGCACGGCTTGCATGGCAATCGCTGCGTCGATGGCCGAGCCGCCCTTGCGCAGGATCTCGCGCCCGGCTTCAGCCGCCAGCGGGTTGGCGGCCGCCGCCATATGGCGCTCGGCGTGGCGGGTGCTCATGTCGGTGCGATAGCCCGAGCCGAGTTCCGGGGCGGGCGGCAGTTCGGGCGCGGTGGCGCTGTGGCAGGCGGCGAGGGTGAGGGCAGTGGTAATCAGTGAGAGGGCGGTAAGGCGTTGACGGTGGAAAATCGAAAACACGCGATGACTCCGTTCATTTGAGAATGATCTGTTGTCCGTGGGGAGGGAATGTACCTCAGCGGTTTGCGAGAGGGGAGATTGATCTGTATTTGGTTGTGCGGTACAACTATATACCTCTTCAATCGGGCAAGAGGTTTTCCCGTGAACCGTTCCAGGCCAGACCTTATCGATCAGATCCGCTCTGCCTCGCGCCTGATGGTGCGAGAGCTGGGCTTTATGCAGCCGAAGTTGGCGGCCAGCAGTTATCCACCATCATCGGTGCACACGATTGTTGAAATTGGCGAGCGCGGCGCGCTGACGGCGGCGGAACTGGTCACCTTGCTGGGGCTGGAAAAGTCGTCCGTGAGCCGTATGGTGCGCAAGCTGATCGAGGCGGGCGAACTGGAAGAGTTTGCCAACGAGGACGATGCCCGCTCGAAAAAACTGCGGCTCACCGCGCGAGGCCAAAAGACGCTGGGCGAGATCGAAGCGTTTGCCCGGCGCCAGGTGGGCGATGCGATTGCCGACCTGTCCAGCGAGCAGCAACAGGCCGTCAGCCGGGGGCTGGATCAATACGCCGGCGCCCTGCAAACCCAGCGCACCGGCGCCCGGCAACCCCGGCACTACCGCATTGCCCGTGGCTACCGGCCGGGCGTGATCGGGCGCATCGCGCAGATGCATGCCGAGTACTACGCCAAACACGCCAATTTTGGCCAGCCATTCGAAAGCCTGGTGGCGGCGGACATGGCCGAGCTGATGGGGCGCCTGGCCAACCCGCGCAACGAAGTGTGGACGGTGCTGGATGGCGCGCAGATCGTCGGCTCGATTGCCATTGATGGCGAGGGCGAAAACGGCGAGGCGATCCTGCGCTGCTTTATTTTGGACCCGTCGGCCCATGGTCAGGGGTTGGGTAAACGGCTGCTGAAAGCAGCGCTGGATTTCTGTGATGAACACCGGTTCCCGGCGGTGCGGTTGTGGACATTCAAGGGCCTGGACGTGGCGCGCAAGCTGTATGAAAACGCGGGCTTTGTGCTGGTGTCGGAGCAGGAAGGGCAGCAGTGGGGCAAGTCGGTGGTGGAGCAGTGTTTTGTGCGGCAAGGGGGTTGATGCAACAGCGCCCCAGTCAGCGGGGCACCGTTGCGGTCTGAAGATCACTCGTCGAGATTGCCCATGGCGGTGGTATTAAAACCGCCGTCCACGTACATGATTTCCCCACTGATGCCCGACGCCAGGTCCGAGCACAGGAAGGCGCCCGCGTTGCCGACCTCCTCAATGGCGACGTTACGCCGCAACGGCGTTTGCGCCTCGTTGGCCGCCAGCATCTTGCGGAAATTCTTGATGCCGGAAGCGGCGAGGGTGCGAATCGGCCCGGCAGACACCGCGTTAACCCGCGTACCTTCAGGGCCCAGGGAACCGGCGAGAAAACCCATGTGTAGCTCCTTTTTTCAGGTTGTTCGGCAGTAGTGGAATTTCGGCGGCGGGGGAATATTGCGAGGCACATGGGCGGGAAGCGATACTTTGCGGGGTGATGGCATTAAGCTATCCAGCACTTAACCTTCATGGCATTTAACAGAGTCTGAATTTATCTATGGGTCGCTCCTTTGCTTGGGTCCTTGCGTTGTGTCTGGTGGCTGTTTTTGGAGCGGGTTGTTCTTCTCATAAAGGCCCGCCCCCGGCCAAACCCAAGCCGGTCGTACTGACGGCAGACGACCACCATGCGAAAGTCATTTTCAGAATGCTCAGCACTGAATCACAGGTGCATTTCAGCGTTGGCCCGGCGGGAAACCTGAGCAGCGTGGGGAATGTTTACAATGATGCCCAAGAGCAACAAATGCCGGCGTTTGCCCGCGGGTTGTACAAGGGGCTGGCCCACGGGCTCTATCAGGTCCGGCCGTTCCGGGAGACGCTGGTGCCGGCGGATCAGGTGACCGTGGTAGAGGGCGTTGCGAACTGGCGCAACGATCGCGGCACGTCCTATACCCTGGAAAAGTGCGGACCGTTATCCCGCAGCTTCCTGCCGAAGGCTAACAAAACCTATCTGGTGGAGTTTGATTTGCAGGGCTTCTCGGTGTGCAGCGAGAAGATTTATGACGTGACAGTGGAAGGGCAAAAGGACCTGGTTTTACCGGTAGAGATTTAATGGATTGCCACGCCTCATCTTTTTTTGGAGTTTTCATGCGTACTTTACCGCTGGTTTTCGTCGTTGCCGCACTGCTGTTGAGCGGCTGCAGCATCCCCTACCAAACCCCTGAAGCCCGCGCGCAGATACAGCAGGACCTGGGCGTTTCCGGCAGTGACATCATCGACATCTCCTACACCAACTTCTGCAAACTGAAGTATGGCGACGAGGCGATCTGCCATGCCGAGCAAGGCATAGCGGTGCTGACCCGCAAAGGGCTGATCCTGAGCAAGTACCAAAGCAGCCGGTACGTGCCGGCCTACACCCTGAAAACCGCCGAAGTGCTGTGCGGCCATACCGCCACCTCCCGGGAAGCGGCGGAAGCGCTGAACATGTTCACGGCGGACTCCAACTTCGTGTTGCTGCCGCTGAATGCCGACAAGCAATGGAACGGCGCGATGCACCGAGAGATGGTGGATTATTTGCTGGCGGATGGTCAGCCGTTGTTGATCGGTGCCGGCGCGAAAGCAGTCAGGCCGAGCGGCAAGAAGAAGTACGGCGGAGGGATGATCCCGGGGACAAAGATTCCGTA
Proteins encoded:
- the ggt gene encoding gamma-glutamyltransferase yields the protein MFSIFHRQRLTALSLITTALTLAACHSATAPELPPAPELGSGYRTDMSTRHAERHMAAAANPLAAEAGREILRKGGSAIDAAIAMQAVLTLVEPQSSGIGGGAFIMLWDGKKVQAYDGRETAPAGATERLFLNADGTPMAFPQAQIGGRSVATPGVLRALEMAHKKTGHLQWATLFEPAIRLAEQGFPISARLHSLIAADRYMSRSPEMTAYFLNADGSPKATGTLLKNPALANVFKRIAKEGPDALYYGPIAEEISRKVQGNSNAGSLTLTDLKGYSAVERAPLCTDYKRWKVCGMPPPSSGGIAIAQILGTLQALEARDPRMTLALLKPVKNDSPAGLEPVPDAVHLIAEADRLAYADRAQYVADSDYVPVPVAGLVAPDYLAGRAALIGERSMGVAKPGKPAGIQVAYAPDRSPLRISTSQVVAVDDVGGAVSMTTTVESAFGSHVMVQGFLLNNQMTDFSFIPEENGQPVANRIEPGKRPRSSMAPTLVFDRQSGELVATVGSPGGSQIIEYVSKALVAMLDWNLDPQAAVGLPNFGSRNGATELEAGLFSAPLKQALKDKGHALSEIDMTSGAQAIVRVRDAQGKVSLVGGADPRREGEALGD
- a CDS encoding bifunctional helix-turn-helix transcriptional regulator/GNAT family N-acetyltransferase produces the protein MVRELGFMQPKLAASSYPPSSVHTIVEIGERGALTAAELVTLLGLEKSSVSRMVRKLIEAGELEEFANEDDARSKKLRLTARGQKTLGEIEAFARRQVGDAIADLSSEQQQAVSRGLDQYAGALQTQRTGARQPRHYRIARGYRPGVIGRIAQMHAEYYAKHANFGQPFESLVAADMAELMGRLANPRNEVWTVLDGAQIVGSIAIDGEGENGEAILRCFILDPSAHGQGLGKRLLKAALDFCDEHRFPAVRLWTFKGLDVARKLYENAGFVLVSEQEGQQWGKSVVEQCFVRQGG